A single genomic interval of Asinibacterium sp. OR53 harbors:
- the hutU gene encoding urocanate hydratase, which yields MKIPATPTGTTLNCKGWIQEAALRMLLNNLDPAVAERPEELIVYGGRGKAARNMECLALIIKALKDLDNDETLLIQSGKPVGILKTHPDAPRVLLSNSQLVPKWATWEHFTALEKKGLMMYGQMTAGSWIYIGSQGIVQGTYETFAAVADKHFHGSLKGTLSVTAGLGGMGGAQPLAITMCDGVALCAEVEEWRIDKRLETKYLDLKYTDIDAAIDRALKAAADGEALSIGVLCNAVHLLQRLIARKIKVDVLTDQTSAHDPLIGYIPHTLTNEAARTLREQDAKQYIALAYDSMKLHVELMLALQKSGAITFDYGNNIRARAQEHGLEQAFDFPGFVPAYIRPLFCEGKGPFRWAALSGDPADIAVTDECILHLFPENKNLQRWMKMARERIAFQGLPARICWLGQGEREKAGLAFNELVRTGKLKAPIVIGRDHLDTGSVASPNRETEAMLDGSDAVADWPILNALINTAGGASWVSLHHGGGVGMGYSIHAGMVIVADGTDAAAARLSRVLRNDPAMGVIRHADAGYDIALDTLRKNGLDFTSRFH from the coding sequence ATGAAAATCCCTGCAACTCCTACGGGAACCACATTGAATTGTAAAGGGTGGATACAGGAAGCCGCTTTGCGTATGCTGCTCAATAACCTCGATCCTGCTGTAGCAGAACGTCCCGAAGAGTTGATCGTATATGGCGGAAGAGGAAAGGCTGCACGAAATATGGAATGCCTTGCATTGATCATCAAGGCACTGAAAGACCTCGATAACGATGAAACATTACTCATACAGAGTGGTAAGCCGGTAGGCATTTTAAAAACACATCCCGATGCGCCCAGGGTATTACTCTCCAATTCGCAGCTGGTGCCCAAATGGGCTACCTGGGAACATTTCACAGCGTTGGAAAAGAAGGGGTTGATGATGTATGGACAGATGACGGCAGGCTCCTGGATATACATAGGTTCACAAGGCATTGTGCAGGGCACTTATGAAACTTTTGCAGCAGTGGCCGATAAACATTTTCATGGATCATTGAAAGGAACATTGAGTGTAACGGCCGGATTGGGAGGTATGGGCGGCGCGCAACCACTGGCTATTACCATGTGTGATGGCGTGGCGCTTTGCGCCGAAGTAGAAGAATGGCGTATCGACAAACGCCTCGAAACAAAATACCTTGATCTGAAATATACAGACATTGATGCGGCGATTGATCGTGCATTGAAAGCTGCGGCAGATGGAGAAGCGTTGAGCATCGGCGTGCTTTGCAATGCGGTACACTTGCTGCAACGGTTGATAGCAAGAAAAATAAAAGTGGATGTGCTCACCGACCAGACTTCCGCACATGATCCGCTGATCGGTTATATACCGCATACACTTACCAATGAAGCAGCGCGTACACTGCGCGAACAAGATGCCAAACAATATATAGCGTTGGCTTATGACAGTATGAAGCTGCATGTAGAACTCATGCTGGCATTGCAAAAGAGCGGAGCCATCACTTTCGATTATGGCAACAACATCCGGGCAAGGGCGCAGGAACACGGACTTGAACAGGCATTCGATTTCCCGGGTTTTGTACCTGCTTATATACGTCCGCTTTTCTGTGAAGGCAAAGGCCCGTTCCGTTGGGCAGCACTCAGCGGCGATCCGGCAGATATTGCTGTAACCGATGAATGCATCCTGCATTTATTCCCCGAAAATAAAAATCTTCAACGCTGGATGAAGATGGCCAGGGAGCGCATCGCTTTCCAGGGATTGCCCGCGCGTATATGCTGGTTAGGACAGGGCGAGCGTGAGAAAGCCGGACTGGCATTCAATGAACTGGTGCGCACCGGAAAACTGAAAGCGCCCATTGTTATCGGAAGAGACCATCTCGACACCGGATCGGTGGCATCGCCGAACCGCGAAACAGAAGCCATGCTCGATGGCAGCGATGCAGTGGCCGACTGGCCCATACTGAATGCATTGATCAATACGGCAGGTGGCGCCAGTTGGGTGAGCCTTCACCATGGCGGCGGCGTAGGTATGGGATATAGTATACATGCCGGTATGGTGATCGTTGCTGATGGAACCGATGCAGCGGCAGCACGTTTGTCGCGCGTTTTGCGTAACGACCCGGCCATGGGTGTGATACGTCATGCAGATGCAGGATATGATATTGCATTGGATACCTTGAGAAAGAACGGATTGGATTTTACCAGCCGCTTCCATTAA